Proteins encoded together in one Kutzneria kofuensis window:
- a CDS encoding discoidin domain-containing protein has product MSERSLRSLSLRLGAAGLGVATLVGLALAAPHAAPSAAAAAGGRGASVPFTEYEAETAATNGTVIGPTRAAGTLAGEASGRKAVTLSGNGRYVEFTLTAAANAVTLHYSVPDAGGGAAYTTPIAVYVNGAKNRDLTLTNKYSWYYGGYPFTNDPGAGNQHHMYDDVRTMFGSTLSAGTKVKFQLDAASVAVTVDTADFENVGAAIAQPANSLSVTSYGADPSGAADSGSAFVNAIAAASAQGKILYVPQGTYTVNQHLTVNNVTIQGAGQWYTVLHGNRVGVFGLGEPNSCGQGGNSGVSSNVKLYDFAIMGEVTERNDCDQVNAIGGALGGGSVVSGLWLQHVKVGLWLDGPFDGLTVSNNRILDVTADGLNLHNGISHVTVTNNFLRNTGDDGLAMWSEVNADHDNTFSFNTVELPMLANNIAIYGGHDNSVTDNVVTDTQTQGGGIHVANRFNAVHVSGTTTLARNTTLRAGVLDPNWQFGVGAIWFDAQQGALDGTINVTDSNLLDSSYEAIQTVEGSTVSNVHFSNVTIDGTGTFVLQLQAGGSASFTDVTAAHVGASNPIYSCLGGGFTITQGGGNSGWYTATPYCGGWPAPVYTYPGDGNPPTTTTTTTTTTTTTTTTTTPPSGNLALGKAMSASSYTQVYGPGNANDNNTSSYWESANNAFPQWLQVDLGSSTSVRRIVLTLPPSTAWGARTETLSVQGSNDGGSFSTVVGSAGYRFDPATGNTVTITVPATSQRFLRLNFTGNDGWPAGQVSEFQVYGS; this is encoded by the coding sequence CGACGCTGGTCGGACTGGCCCTAGCGGCGCCGCACGCGGCGCCGTCGGCGGCGGCAGCTGCCGGCGGCCGCGGTGCGAGCGTTCCGTTCACCGAGTACGAGGCCGAAACGGCCGCGACCAACGGGACCGTGATCGGTCCCACCCGAGCCGCCGGCACGCTGGCCGGCGAGGCGTCGGGGCGGAAGGCCGTCACCCTGTCCGGCAACGGCCGGTACGTGGAGTTCACCCTCACCGCGGCGGCGAACGCGGTGACACTGCACTACTCGGTGCCGGACGCTGGTGGCGGCGCCGCCTACACGACGCCGATCGCGGTGTACGTCAACGGCGCCAAGAACCGCGACCTGACGCTGACCAACAAGTACAGCTGGTACTACGGCGGCTACCCGTTCACCAACGACCCGGGCGCCGGCAACCAGCACCACATGTACGACGACGTGCGGACCATGTTCGGCAGCACGCTGTCCGCCGGCACCAAGGTGAAGTTCCAGCTCGACGCGGCCTCGGTCGCGGTCACGGTCGACACCGCCGACTTCGAGAACGTCGGCGCGGCGATCGCGCAGCCGGCGAACTCGCTGTCGGTCACCTCCTACGGCGCCGACCCGAGCGGCGCGGCCGACTCCGGCAGCGCGTTCGTCAACGCCATCGCGGCGGCGTCGGCCCAGGGCAAGATCCTCTACGTCCCGCAGGGCACGTACACGGTCAACCAGCACCTGACCGTCAACAACGTGACGATCCAGGGCGCGGGCCAGTGGTACACCGTGCTGCACGGCAACCGGGTCGGCGTGTTCGGCCTCGGCGAGCCCAACAGCTGTGGCCAGGGCGGCAACTCCGGCGTCAGCAGCAACGTCAAGCTCTACGACTTCGCCATCATGGGTGAGGTCACCGAGCGCAACGACTGCGACCAGGTCAACGCCATCGGCGGCGCGCTCGGCGGCGGCTCCGTGGTCTCCGGCCTGTGGCTGCAGCACGTGAAGGTCGGGCTCTGGCTGGACGGCCCGTTCGACGGCCTCACCGTGTCCAACAACCGGATCCTGGACGTCACCGCCGACGGCCTCAACCTGCACAACGGGATCAGCCACGTCACCGTCACCAACAACTTCCTGCGCAACACCGGCGACGACGGGCTGGCGATGTGGTCGGAGGTCAACGCCGACCACGACAACACCTTCTCGTTCAACACCGTCGAGCTGCCGATGCTGGCCAACAACATCGCCATCTACGGCGGCCACGACAACAGCGTCACCGACAACGTGGTGACTGACACCCAGACCCAGGGCGGCGGCATCCACGTCGCCAACCGGTTCAACGCCGTGCACGTCTCGGGCACGACCACGTTGGCCCGCAACACAACCCTGCGTGCCGGCGTGCTCGATCCCAACTGGCAGTTCGGCGTCGGCGCGATCTGGTTCGACGCCCAGCAGGGCGCGCTGGACGGCACGATCAACGTCACCGACTCCAACCTGCTCGACAGCTCGTACGAGGCGATCCAGACGGTCGAGGGCTCGACGGTGTCCAACGTGCACTTCAGCAACGTCACCATCGACGGCACCGGGACCTTCGTGCTGCAGCTGCAGGCCGGCGGCTCGGCGAGCTTCACCGACGTCACCGCCGCGCACGTCGGCGCGTCCAACCCGATCTACAGCTGCCTGGGCGGCGGGTTCACCATCACCCAGGGCGGCGGCAATTCCGGTTGGTACACGGCGACTCCGTACTGCGGCGGCTGGCCGGCGCCGGTCTACACCTACCCCGGTGACGGCAACCCGCCGACGACCACGACCACCACCACTACGACAACCACAACCACCACCACGACGACGACCCCGCCGAGCGGAAACCTCGCGCTGGGCAAGGCGATGTCGGCCAGTAGCTACACCCAGGTGTACGGGCCGGGCAACGCCAACGACAACAACACCAGCAGCTACTGGGAAAGCGCCAACAACGCGTTCCCGCAGTGGCTGCAGGTGGACCTCGGTTCGTCGACGTCGGTGCGGCGCATCGTGCTCACGCTGCCGCCGTCCACGGCGTGGGGTGCCCGCACGGAAACGTTGTCGGTGCAGGGTTCCAACGACGGCGGCTCGTTCAGCACCGTCGTCGGCTCCGCCGGCTACCGGTTCGACCCGGCGACCGGCAACACCGTGACGATCACGGTCCCGGCCACGAGCCAGCGCTTCCTGCGGCTCAACTTCACCGGCAACGACGGCTGGCCTGCCGGCCAGGTGTCGGAGTTCCAGGTCTACGGATCCTGA
- a CDS encoding LysR family transcriptional regulator, with protein MDVRRLVLLRDLAEYQTVTAVADVHHVTASAVSQQLRALEAEVGKPLLLREGRTVRLTSAGRALARRCEDVLAALERASAEVNELAGTIDGELAVGCFTSGFPALAMPMAETLHTRHPQLRFRFLESEPEDTIPMLRQRRLDLVLAYRYRHLGTELQPGLVGLPLCDDPFLICVPERLREAVEADGLAALREQPWVVFPTGSCREATVHACRTAGFTPQVVHNCASIPVTLDMVVAGLGVTMMPAMATRNAPPGLAMVPASGLHRKIEVVVRAGTERQPVIAAALDALAQP; from the coding sequence ATGGATGTGCGACGGCTCGTGCTGCTCCGCGACCTGGCCGAGTACCAGACGGTGACCGCGGTCGCCGACGTGCACCACGTGACCGCCTCCGCGGTGTCCCAGCAGCTGCGGGCGCTGGAGGCCGAGGTCGGCAAGCCGCTGCTGCTGCGCGAGGGCCGGACCGTGCGGCTGACCTCGGCCGGGCGCGCGCTGGCCCGGCGCTGCGAGGATGTGCTGGCGGCGCTCGAACGGGCGTCCGCCGAGGTCAACGAGCTGGCCGGGACGATCGACGGCGAGCTGGCGGTCGGCTGCTTCACCAGCGGCTTCCCCGCGCTGGCGATGCCGATGGCCGAGACGCTGCACACGCGGCACCCGCAGCTGCGGTTCCGGTTCCTGGAGAGCGAGCCGGAGGACACCATCCCGATGCTGCGGCAGCGGCGGCTCGACCTCGTGCTGGCCTACCGGTACCGGCACCTGGGCACGGAGTTGCAGCCAGGGCTGGTCGGCCTGCCGCTGTGCGACGACCCGTTCCTGATCTGCGTGCCGGAGCGGCTGCGCGAGGCGGTCGAGGCCGACGGGCTGGCGGCGCTGCGGGAGCAGCCGTGGGTGGTGTTCCCGACCGGGAGTTGCCGGGAGGCGACCGTGCACGCCTGCCGGACGGCCGGCTTCACGCCGCAGGTCGTGCACAACTGCGCGAGCATCCCGGTGACGCTGGACATGGTCGTCGCCGGGCTGGGCGTGACGATGATGCCGGCGATGGCCACCCGCAACGCCCCGCCCGGGCTGGCGATGGTGCCGGCGTCCGGGTTGCACCGCAAGATCGAGGTCGTCGTCCGGGCCGGCACGGAACGCCAACCGGTGATCGCCGCCGCGCTGGATGCGCTGGCCCAGCCGTAG
- a CDS encoding short chain dehydrogenase, giving the protein MRILLIGASGLLGRAVHDVLGVRHEVITASRSNGDLAIDITDPASIAAVYDEVGQVDAVACAAGSVPFKPLAELTREDYLAGVTDKVLGQIELVRQGAEHVTGSFTLISGVLAREPIRTGAVASLVNGALESFVMAAAVELPQRINAVSPTVFTEALDAYGDFFPGFEPVPVTAAARAYVKSIEGAATGQVYRLG; this is encoded by the coding sequence ATGAGGATCCTTCTGATCGGCGCGTCCGGGCTGCTCGGCCGCGCGGTGCACGACGTGCTCGGCGTCCGCCACGAGGTCATCACCGCCTCCCGGTCCAACGGCGACCTGGCCATCGACATCACCGACCCGGCGTCCATCGCCGCCGTGTACGACGAGGTCGGCCAGGTCGACGCCGTCGCCTGCGCCGCCGGGAGCGTGCCGTTCAAGCCGCTGGCCGAGCTGACCCGCGAGGACTACCTCGCCGGCGTCACCGACAAGGTCCTCGGCCAGATCGAGCTCGTCCGGCAGGGCGCCGAGCACGTCACCGGCTCGTTCACGCTGATCAGCGGCGTGCTCGCGCGGGAGCCGATCCGCACCGGGGCGGTCGCGTCGCTGGTCAACGGCGCGCTGGAGTCGTTCGTGATGGCCGCCGCGGTCGAGCTGCCGCAGCGGATCAACGCCGTCAGCCCGACCGTGTTCACCGAGGCGCTGGACGCCTACGGCGACTTCTTCCCCGGTTTCGAGCCGGTGCCGGTGACCGCCGCCGCCCGCGCGTACGTGAAGTCGATCGAGGGCGCGGCCACCGGGCAGGTCTACAGGTTGGGCTGA
- a CDS encoding NUDIX hydrolase: protein MESLQSREVYRNAWMTVREDDIRRPDGSTGIYGVVDKPNYALVIPLDGDRLRLVEQFRYPLGMRRWEFCQGTAPDLASVEAKELAARELREETGLRAAELVELGVLDVAPGMSSQRGTVFLATGLTEGAPERELEEQDMRSAWIHRAEFEAMIARGEISDAQTVAAYMLLLLHESRQPNL from the coding sequence GTGGAATCGCTCCAGTCACGTGAGGTCTACCGCAACGCGTGGATGACCGTCCGCGAGGACGACATCCGCCGCCCGGACGGCTCGACCGGCATCTACGGCGTGGTCGACAAGCCGAACTACGCCCTGGTCATCCCGCTCGACGGGGACCGGCTGCGGCTGGTCGAACAGTTCCGCTACCCGCTGGGCATGCGGCGCTGGGAGTTCTGCCAGGGCACCGCGCCCGACCTGGCCAGCGTGGAGGCCAAGGAGCTGGCCGCCCGCGAGCTGCGCGAGGAGACCGGCCTGCGCGCCGCCGAGCTGGTGGAGCTGGGCGTGCTGGACGTGGCGCCGGGCATGTCCAGCCAGCGCGGCACGGTGTTCCTGGCGACCGGCCTGACCGAGGGCGCGCCGGAGCGGGAGCTGGAGGAGCAGGACATGCGCTCGGCGTGGATCCACCGCGCCGAGTTCGAGGCGATGATCGCCCGCGGCGAGATCAGCGACGCGCAGACCGTGGCCGCGTACATGCTGCTGCTCCTGCACGAGTCCCGTCAGCCCAACCTGTAG
- the nucS gene encoding endonuclease NucS, with protein sequence MRLVIARCQVDYVGRLTAHLPMANRLLLIKADNSVSVHSDDRAYKPLNWMSPPCWLIEDPGVWTVQNKAGEKLVISIEEIMHDSKHELGIEPGLVKDGVEAHLQVLLAEHVTTLGDGWSLVRREFPTAIGPVDLMCRDADGVSVAVEIKRRGEIDGVEQLTRYLELLNRDPLLAPVKGVFAAQQIKPQARTLAEDRGIRCVTLDYEALKGTDSDEFRLF encoded by the coding sequence GTGCGTCTTGTGATCGCGCGGTGCCAGGTCGACTACGTCGGCAGGCTGACCGCCCACCTGCCGATGGCCAACCGGCTGCTGCTCATCAAGGCCGACAACTCGGTGTCGGTGCACTCCGACGACCGCGCCTACAAGCCGCTGAACTGGATGAGCCCGCCGTGCTGGCTGATCGAGGACCCGGGCGTGTGGACCGTGCAGAACAAGGCCGGCGAGAAGCTGGTGATCTCGATCGAGGAGATCATGCACGACTCCAAGCACGAGCTGGGCATCGAACCGGGCCTGGTCAAGGACGGCGTGGAGGCGCACCTGCAGGTGTTGCTGGCCGAGCACGTCACCACATTGGGTGACGGCTGGTCGTTGGTGCGGCGGGAGTTCCCGACCGCGATCGGGCCGGTCGACCTGATGTGCCGGGACGCCGACGGCGTGTCGGTGGCGGTGGAGATCAAGCGCCGTGGCGAGATCGACGGCGTCGAGCAGCTCACGCGCTACCTGGAGCTGCTCAACCGGGACCCGCTGCTGGCCCCGGTCAAGGGCGTGTTCGCCGCGCAGCAGATCAAGCCGCAGGCCCGGACGCTGGCCGAGGACCGCGGGATCCGCTGTGTGACGCTGGACTACGAGGCGCTCAAGGGCACCGACTCGGACGAGTTCCGCCTGTTCTAG